The proteins below come from a single Acidobacteriota bacterium genomic window:
- a CDS encoding helix-turn-helix transcriptional regulator — MTKRKSKGAYMISAVAEMYDIHPQTLRLYEREGLLKPSRTEGNTRLYTDEDLQRLEFILNLARDLGVNISGIAIILQMRERMEETQRQIQDFVQYIQQEVLTRANAAADPSKGAIVPIRRTAITPPIVPGKRR, encoded by the coding sequence ATGACGAAGCGCAAGTCCAAGGGCGCGTACATGATCTCGGCGGTGGCGGAGATGTACGACATTCATCCGCAGACGTTGCGTTTGTACGAGCGTGAAGGGCTGCTCAAGCCCAGCCGGACCGAAGGCAATACGCGGCTTTACACCGACGAAGATTTGCAACGGCTGGAGTTCATCCTCAATCTGGCGCGCGACCTGGGCGTGAACATCAGTGGGATTGCCATCATCCTGCAAATGCGGGAGCGGATGGAAGAAACGCAACGGCAGATCCAGGATTTCGTGCAGTACATCCAGCAGGAAGTGCTGACGCGGGCCAATGCGGCGGCTGATCCTTCCAAGGGCGCGATTGTGCCAATCCGGCGGACCGCGATCACGCCGCCAATCGTTCCCGGCAAAAGACGGTAG